One Panicum virgatum strain AP13 chromosome 9K, P.virgatum_v5, whole genome shotgun sequence genomic region harbors:
- the LOC120650376 gene encoding LOB domain-containing protein 37-like, producing the protein MSCNGCRVLRKGCSDACVLRPSIEWIDGAQPQANATVFVAKFFGRAGLVASLAAVPLHHRPALFRSLLYEACGRTINPVSGAIGLMWTGNWDLCQAAADAVLRGESLRALSAIPAAFTDRDMDGLYGSVGAAASSSSPENSSSAPSRKRGRNNNNGGLAFVNAAAAAAVPAAGACQNPPAGLLQSCELDLCLTPASSPMAGSGRRGCGGASDEYSATTTCEDLQATGDVEARAPALLNLFH; encoded by the exons ATGAGCTGCAACGGCTGCCGCGTGCTGCGCAAGGGCTGCAGCGACGCCTGCGTGCTCCGGCCCAGCATCGAGTGGATCGACGGCGCGCAGCCGCAGGCCAACGCCACCGTCTTCGTCGCCAAGTTCTTCGGCCGCGCCGGCCTcgtcgcctccctcgccgccgtcccgctGCACCACCGCCCAG CCCTGTTCCGGTCGCTGCTGTACGAGGCCTGCGGGCGGACCATCAACCCGGTGAGCGGCGCCATCGGCCTCATGTGGACGGGCAACTGGGACCTCTGCCAggcggccgccgacgccgtcctCCGCGGCGAGTCCCTCCGCGCGCTCTCCGCCATCCCCGCCGCGTTCACGGACCGCGACATGGACGGCCTCTACGGcagcgtcggcgccgccgcgtcctcctcctcgcccgagaactcctcctccgcgccgtccAGGAAGCGCGGCAGGAACAACAACAACGGCGGCCTCGCCTTcgtcaacgccgccgccgccgccgccgtgcccgccgccggcgcctgccAGAACCCGCCGGCGGGGCTGCTGCAGTCGTGCGAGCTGGACCTCTGCCTGacgccggcgtcgtcgccgATGGCGGGATCAGGGCGtcggggctgcggcggcgcgtcggACGAGTACTCCGCCACGACAACGTGCGAGGACCTGCAGGCCACCGGCGACGTGGAGGCCAGGGCGCCGGCGCTGCTGAACCTCTTCCACTGA